A region from the Lolium perenne isolate Kyuss_39 chromosome 4, Kyuss_2.0, whole genome shotgun sequence genome encodes:
- the LOC139830065 gene encoding thiol-disulfide oxidoreductase LTO1-like, giving the protein QFPYLMLTGFKAFCPVGGGGCGNVLDNDYSVVFVSGGAPPACRAQPPGEIPAGNLQLGGARGEDALPPPARAGFARRRPPAAAGGRRGGWRRGAGRGVGALGFPPPFLFILNTKFVGTSCVYCLSSAFISFTLFFIRIKDIGLARIQKFVGLQLAVAVIVALSLTNSYSSATTQLKGTDDFVLEPYKIEVTTESTPFAISLAKHLHSIGAKMYGAFWCSHCNDQKQMFGREAMEVLDYVECFPNGAGKGKKMANECAATGLDGFPTWIINGKLLSGDKELSVLAEESGFVSKVPEQS; this is encoded by the exons CAATTCCCCTACCTCATGCTCACGGGCTTCAAGGCTTTCTGCCCTGTTGGCGGCGGAGGTTGCGGCAATGTGCTCGACAATGACTATTCGGTCGTCTTTG TATCA GGAGGAGCGCCGCCGGCATGCCGCGCGCAGCCGCCGGGCGAGATCCCCGCGGGAAACCTCCAGCTAGGGGGGGCGCGTGGAGAGGACGCCCTGCCGCCGCCGGcgcgcgcgggctttgcccggcggcgcccTCCGGCGGCGGCAGGGGGGAGGCGGGGTGGGTGGCGGCGGGGAGCTGGGCGGGGAGTTGGGGCGCTAGGGTTTCCTCCCCCTTTTCTTTTCATTCTGAACACCAAATTTGTTGGGACCTCTTGTGTATACTGCCTATCGTCAGCATTTATCTCCTTCACGTTATTTTTCATCAGAATAAAG GACATTGGCTTGGCACGCATCCAGAAGTTTGTTGGTCTTCAGTTAGCTGTAGCTGTGATTGTTGCTCTTTCTTTAACGAACTCCTATAGTTCAGCTACTACTCAATTGAAGGG CACAGATGATTTTGTATTAGAACCATACAAAATAGAGGTAACAACAGAATCAACCCCTTTTGCGATCTCACTGGCAAAACATCTACACTCCATAGGTGCAAAGATGTATGGAGCGTTCTGGTGTTCTCATTGCAATGACCAAAAACAG ATGTTTGGTCGTGAAGCTATGGAAGTTCTGGATTACGTGGAATGCTTCCCAAACGGAGCCGGTAAGGGAAAGAAAATGGCCAATGAATGTGCAGCCACTGGTCTAGACGGTTTTCCAACATGGATCATCAACGGCAAA CTCCTGAGCGGTGACAAGGAACTCTCGGTTCTCGCAGAAGAATCAGGTTTTGTCTCCAAGGTCCCCGAACAATCTTAA
- the LOC127297195 gene encoding thiol-disulfide oxidoreductase LTO1 isoform X2: MDQLQDPVSSVANCGPQNSRVQRAERSGELSPLTSVSAMATISAALSISFLPPPARRAASTTFSPRVIKRAPRFRCCAEPPSPEQETPPPSSLWGVSTSAWTAGVAGLGLLETGYLSYLKLTGSEAFCPVGGGGCGDVLDSDYSVVFGIPLPLVGMLAYGLVAALSLQENSEELLPGLDDLDIRLTLLLLATSLATASAYFLFILNTKFVGTSCVYCLSSAFISFTLFFIRIKDIGLARIQKFVGLQLAVAVIVALSLTNSYSSATTQLKGTDDFVLEPYKIEVTAESTPFAISLAKHLHSIGAKMYGAFWCSHCNEQKQMFGREAMEVLDYVECFPNGAGKGKKMANECAATGLEGFPTWIINGKLLSGDKELSVLAEESGFVSEVPEQS; this comes from the exons ATGGATCAGCTGCAAGATCCAGTAAGCTCAGTTGCGAACTGTGGCCCACAGAACAGTCGTGTGCAGAGAGCTGAGAGGTCAGGCGAGCTCTCACCACTCACCTCCGTctccgccatggcgaccatctcggcagCCCTCTCCATCTCCTTCCTCCCGCCCCcggcccgccgcgccgcctccaccACCTTCTCCCCGCGCGTCATCAAG AGAGCTCCGCGGTTCAGGTGCTGCGCGGAGCCGCCTTCCCCGGAGCAGGAGACCCCTCCACCTTCGTCCCTGTGGGGCGTCTCCACGAGCGCCTGGACCGCGGGCGTCGCGGGGCTGGGGTTGCTGGAGACGGGCTACCTCAGCTACCTCAAGCTCACGGGCTCCGAGGCCTTCTGCCCCGTCGGCGGCGGAGGCTGCGGCGACGTGCTCGACAGCGACTATTCGGTCGTCTTTG GGATCCCTCTTCCATTAGTTGGTATGCTGGCATATGGTTTGGTTGCCGCGCTTTCTCTGCAAGAAAACAGCGAGGAGTTACTCCCTGGACTTGATGACTTGGATATCCGCTTGACCTTGCTTCTGCTCGCTACTTCGTTGGCGACCGCGAGTGCTTATTTCCTTTTCATTCTCAACACCAAATTTGTTGGGACCTCTTGTGTATACTGCCTATCTTCAGCATTTATCTCCTTCACGTTATTTTTCATCAGAATAAAG GACATTGGCTTGGCACGCATCCAGAAGTTTGTTGGTCTTCAGTTAGCTGTAGCTGTGATTGTTGCTCTTTCTTTAACGAACTCCTATAGTTCAGCTACTACTCAGTTGAAGGG CACAGATGATTTTGTATTAGAACCATACAAAATAGAGGTAACAGCAGAATCAACCCCTTTTGCGATCTCACTGGCAAAACATCTACACTCCATAGGTGCAAAGATGTATGGAGCGTTCTGGTGTTCTCATTGCAATGAACAAAAACAG ATGTTTGGTCGTGAAGCTATGGAAGTTCTGGATTATGTGGAATGCTTCCCAAACGGAGCCGGTAAGGGAAAGAAAATGGCCAACGAATGTGCAGCCACTGGTCTAGAAGGTTTTCCAACATGGATCATCAACGGCAAA CTCCTGAGCGGTGACAAGGAACTCTCAGTTCTCGCAGAAGAATCAGGTTTTGTCTCCGAGGTCCCCGAACAATCTTAA
- the LOC127297195 gene encoding thiol-disulfide oxidoreductase LTO1 isoform X1: MDQLQDPVSSVANCGPQNSRVQRAERSGELSPLTSVSAMATISAALSISFLPPPARRAASTTFSPRVIKRAPRFRCCAEPPSPEQETPPPSSLWGVSTSAWTAGVAGLGLLETGYLSYLKLTGSEAFCPVGGGGCGDVLDSDYSVVFGIPLPLVGMLAYGLVAALSLQENSEELLPGLDDLDIRLTLLLLATSLATASAYFLFILNTKFVGTSCVYCLSSAFISFTLFFIRIKVFLQDIGLARIQKFVGLQLAVAVIVALSLTNSYSSATTQLKGTDDFVLEPYKIEVTAESTPFAISLAKHLHSIGAKMYGAFWCSHCNEQKQMFGREAMEVLDYVECFPNGAGKGKKMANECAATGLEGFPTWIINGKLLSGDKELSVLAEESGFVSEVPEQS, encoded by the exons ATGGATCAGCTGCAAGATCCAGTAAGCTCAGTTGCGAACTGTGGCCCACAGAACAGTCGTGTGCAGAGAGCTGAGAGGTCAGGCGAGCTCTCACCACTCACCTCCGTctccgccatggcgaccatctcggcagCCCTCTCCATCTCCTTCCTCCCGCCCCcggcccgccgcgccgcctccaccACCTTCTCCCCGCGCGTCATCAAG AGAGCTCCGCGGTTCAGGTGCTGCGCGGAGCCGCCTTCCCCGGAGCAGGAGACCCCTCCACCTTCGTCCCTGTGGGGCGTCTCCACGAGCGCCTGGACCGCGGGCGTCGCGGGGCTGGGGTTGCTGGAGACGGGCTACCTCAGCTACCTCAAGCTCACGGGCTCCGAGGCCTTCTGCCCCGTCGGCGGCGGAGGCTGCGGCGACGTGCTCGACAGCGACTATTCGGTCGTCTTTG GGATCCCTCTTCCATTAGTTGGTATGCTGGCATATGGTTTGGTTGCCGCGCTTTCTCTGCAAGAAAACAGCGAGGAGTTACTCCCTGGACTTGATGACTTGGATATCCGCTTGACCTTGCTTCTGCTCGCTACTTCGTTGGCGACCGCGAGTGCTTATTTCCTTTTCATTCTCAACACCAAATTTGTTGGGACCTCTTGTGTATACTGCCTATCTTCAGCATTTATCTCCTTCACGTTATTTTTCATCAGAATAAAG GTATTCTTGCAGGACATTGGCTTGGCACGCATCCAGAAGTTTGTTGGTCTTCAGTTAGCTGTAGCTGTGATTGTTGCTCTTTCTTTAACGAACTCCTATAGTTCAGCTACTACTCAGTTGAAGGG CACAGATGATTTTGTATTAGAACCATACAAAATAGAGGTAACAGCAGAATCAACCCCTTTTGCGATCTCACTGGCAAAACATCTACACTCCATAGGTGCAAAGATGTATGGAGCGTTCTGGTGTTCTCATTGCAATGAACAAAAACAG ATGTTTGGTCGTGAAGCTATGGAAGTTCTGGATTATGTGGAATGCTTCCCAAACGGAGCCGGTAAGGGAAAGAAAATGGCCAACGAATGTGCAGCCACTGGTCTAGAAGGTTTTCCAACATGGATCATCAACGGCAAA CTCCTGAGCGGTGACAAGGAACTCTCAGTTCTCGCAGAAGAATCAGGTTTTGTCTCCGAGGTCCCCGAACAATCTTAA
- the LOC127297199 gene encoding uncharacterized protein has product MTAARRCTDLSSLSPPPALLSRLCSAASRLLQTRQYGSRKEGDGGGMRNARSSSGSRPGFIDRSSWRCFDSRAVGIHPGAIPLNCWSVLQKLKRKGFEAYLVGGCVRDLLLKRPPKDFDVITTASLKQIKKLDFKRCFIIGTRFPICQVHMRGSTFEVSSFSTNCSEESGGDDQGDILRWKNSLKRDFTINSLFFNPFNNRVYDYVNGVMDLRKNKVCTVIPAHVSFKEDSARILRGLRVAARLGFQFSSETSTAIRDLSPSIINIDKSRLMMEMRYMLSHGAAESSIRLLSKYGLLDILLPFQAAYLSDQMKGRSSDKDLMLMKLLANLDKFFSADWPCHSSLWLGLLAFHTALVNAPQDAQVIKAFAALMHFGTWDSAVEFLKQDVGAPAIFVPEALGPSQAKLDDNLMKQISQLASLVNSSVDTFTCLDSLKQSLARHSKASQFSGVVFVSARERSRVLGIFKGLDSDLTSYVETRGMHGIDYRLMEYGDAREVRFVLGKVILDTMCEESPPASTDAAAASAKPGADHTDGVHHPLSSLF; this is encoded by the exons ATGACGGCGGCCCGACGGTGCACCGACCTCTCCTCGCTCTCACCCCCGCCCGCCCTCCTCTCTCGCCTCTGCTCCGCGGCCTCCCGTCTTCTCCAG ACGAGGCAGTACGGCTCGAGGAAGGAGGGAGATGGCGGCGGCATGCGGAACGCACGGTCAAGTTCCGGTTCAAGGCCAG GGTTCATCGACCGTTCGTCGTGGAGGTGTTTCGACTCGAGAGCTGTGGGAATTCACCCGGGCGCTATACCTCTCAATTGCTGGTCCGTTCTACAAAAGCTGAAACGAAAAG GGTTTGAAGCTTATCTTGTCGGGGGATGTGTGAGAGATCTGCTACTGAAAAGGCCACCAAAAGATTTCGACGTGATCACGACTGCAAGTCTCAAACAG aTTAAGAAACTCGATTTCAAACGCTGTTTCATCATTGGCACACGCTTTCCAATATGCCAGGTTCATATGCGGGGCTCGACGTTCGAG GTTTCGAGCTTCAGCACAAACTGTTCAGAAGAGTCTGGTGGTGATGATCAAGGGGATATTCTTCGCTGGAAGAATTCGTTGAAAAGAGATTTTACAATAAATAG CCTATTCTTTAACCCATTCAATAACAGAGTTTATGATTATGTGAATGGAGTAATGGATCTAAGAAAAAACAAG GTGTGTACTGTGATTCCTGCCCACGTTTCTTTCAAGGAGGATTCTG CCAGGATTTTGCGTGGCTTGAGAGTTGCCGCTCGCCTTGGCTTTCAGTTCTCCAGCGAAACTTCTACTGCAATACGAGATCTTTCTCCATCCATCATAAATATCGACAAG TCAAGGTTGATGATGGAAATGAGATATATGCTATCTCATGGGGCGGCAGAGTCTTCCATTAGATTGCTTAGCAAATATGGACTTCTCGATATTTTGCTTCCTTTTCAA GCAGCATATTTATCAGATCAGATGAAGGGTAGATCAAGTGACAAAGATCTGATGCTTATG AAACTATTGGCTAATCTTGATAAATTTTTTTCTGCTGACTGGCCATGCCACAGCTCTTTGTG GTTAGGGCTGTTGGCATTTCACACTGCATTGGTTAATGCTCCACAAGACGCCCAGGTAATCAAGGCTTTTGCTGCACTGATGCATTTCGGAACATGGGACAGCGCTGTCGAGTTCTTGAAACAAGATGTTGGAGCACCAGCTATATTTGTCCCAGAAGCTCTGGGGCCTTCTCAGGCAAAACTGGATGATAATCTTATGAAACAAATATCACAGCTGGCATCACTAGTCAATTCTTCGGTTGATACATTTACATGTTTAGATAGTCTCAAGCAATCATTGGCCAGACATTCGAAAGCTTCACAATTTTCAGGAGTT GTTTTCGTATCGGCCAGGGAGAGGAGCAGAGTGCTGGGGATATTTAAGGGCCTTGATTCTGACTTAACTTCATATGTCGAGACCAGAGGTATGCATGGGATTGACTACAGGTTGATGGAATATGGGGATGCTCGTGAGGTCCGGTTTGTTCTCGGGAAAGTGATCTTGGACACTATGTGTGAAGAATCACCGCCTGCATCCACCGATGCTGCTGCTGCTTCTGCAAAGCCAGGGGCGGATCATACTGATGGAGTTCATCATCCACTGTCCTCGTTATTTTAG
- the LOC127297200 gene encoding malvidin galactosylase UGT88C3-like, protein MATPTVVLLPVWGVGHLMSMLDAGKRLLARSGGALSLTVLVMQAPTESYRSDVAGHIRREEASGLDIRFHHLPAVEPPTDYVGAEDFISRFVELHAAHVKAAISRLTCPVAALVIDFFCTTLLDESRELAVPSYVYFTASAAMYALFLRLPALQEEVTSEFEEMEGMVDVPGLPPVPPSALPTPLMDKKKPGYTWFVYHGRRFMEARGVIINTASELEQSVLAAIADGRCTHGVPAPTVYPIGPVVSLNPPAEQPHECVRWLDAQPPASVVLLCFGGGGFATATQAHEIAHGLERSGHRFLWVLRGPPAAGTRQPSDANLVELLPEGFLERTKEKGMVWPTRAPQKEILAHAAVGGFVTHGGWNSILESLWFGVPMVPWPLYAEQHLNAFTLVAYMGVAVAMEVDRKRNNFVVGSELERAVKALMDGDSDEGRKAREKCTEMKGACRKAVEEGGSSYSALCRLSQEMREGAVRTNM, encoded by the coding sequence ATGGCAACCCCGACAGTCGTCTTGCTGCCCGTCTGGGGCGTCGGCCACCTTATGTCCATGCTCGACGCCGGCAAGCGGCTGCTTGCCCGCAGCGGCGGCGCCTTGTCGCTCACGGTGCTCGTAATGCAGGCGCCCACCGAGAGTTACAGGTCCGACGTCGCCGGCCACATACGCCGTGAGGAAGCGTCTGGTCTGGACATTCGTTTCCACCACCTTCCCGCCGTCGAGCCCCCGACGGACTACGTGGGCGCCGAGGATTTCATCTCCCGTTTTGTGGAGCTCCACGCGGCCCACGTGAAGGCGGCCATATCCCGGCTGACGTGCCCGGTGGCCGCGCTGGTAATCGACTTCTTCTGCACGACGCTGCTCGACGAGTCCCGCGAGCTCGCCGTGCCATCTTACGTCTACTTCACCGCCAGCGCCGCCATGTACGCGCTCTTCTTGCGCCTGCCGGCGCtccaggaggaggtcaccagtgAGTTCGAGGAGATGGAAGGCATGGTCGACGTGCCTGGGCTGCCGCCCGTACCGCCGTCAGCCCTCCCGACGCCGTTGATGGACAAGAAGAAGCCGGGGTACACATGGTTCGTGTACCACGGCAGGCGTTTCATGGAAGCCCGGGGCGTCATCATTAACACGGCTAGCGAGCTGGAGCAGAGCGTTCTCGCTGCCATCGCTGATGGCCGGTGCACGCACGGAGTCCCTGCCCCGACGGTCTATCCAATAGGCCCCGTGGTCTCCTTGAACCCGCCAGCGGAGCAGCCGCACGAGTGCGTGCGGTGGCTCGACGCGCAGCCTCCAGCATCCGTGGTACTCCTCTGTTTCGGCGGCGGAGGGTTCGCCACCGCGACGCAGGCGCATGAGATAGCCCACGGGCTGGAGCGCAGCGGGCACCGCTTCCTGTGGGTGCTGCGTGGCCCGCCAGCAGCCGGCACGCGACAACCCTCGGACGCGAACCTCGTGGAGCTGCTCCCGGAGGGGTTCTTGGAGAGGACAAAGGAGAAGGGCATGGTGTGGCCGACGAGGGCGCCGCAGAAGGAGATACTCGCCCACGCCGCCGTGGGCGGCTTCGTGACGCACGGCGGGTGGAACTCCATCCTGGAGAGCCTGTGGTTCGGAGTGCCGATGGTGCCGTGGCCGCTCTACGCTGAGCAGCACCTGAACGCGTTCACTCTGGTCGCCTACATGGGCGTGGCCGTGGCCATGGAGGTGGACAGGAAGAGGAACAATTTCGTCGTGGGCTCGGAGCTGGAACGAGCTGTAAAGGCGCTCATGGACGGCGACTCTGACGAAGGGAGGAAGGCGAGGGAGAAGTGCACGGAGATGAAGGGTGCCTGCAGGAAGGCCGTCGAGGAGGGAGGATCCTCCTACTCTGCACTGTGCAGGCTCTCCCAGGAGATGCGCGAAGGCGCAGTGCGCACGAATATGTAA